The DNA region TCAGCGCTATTTGCTCGGCTTGGCGCGCGCTAACGCAGGTATCTTTCAACTGCGGCTACTTGACGTGAATGGCAATGAGGTCATCGACGTCTATAAGCCCAACAGCGCAAACAGCGCAAACAGCGCAAACAGCGCCTATCGAATAGAGAAACCAGAGCAATTGCAAGACAAGTCGGACAGCCGTTATTTCGCTGAGCTACAAACACTTTCTGACGACACTACCTATTATTCCAGTATCAATCTCAACAAAGAGTTTGGTGAAATTGAACGCCCTCTTCGTCCCACCTTACGCATTGCTCGCCCTGTGATATCACCAGTCACGGGAAACCGTGCCGGTTATATGATTGCTAATATGAACGCCTCATACCTGCTCGGTATCTTGGTGAATAGCGATAAACTAGATATTACTATTACAGATAAGGATGGTTTTATCCTTAAATCGACTAACAGCGAATATGACTTCAGTCGCTATCTTAATAAATCACCCACAGTGCAAACAGAAATCGCATTATTGAGAGAACAGCTTTTATACAGCGATGGTTCTGTCTTCCAATATGATCTGGATAACCTAATTAAAAATGACAGTGGCTTAGTGCTGTACGCGCGTGCATCGCAAAATTTCATTAGTCGACTTACCGCCGAGGCCCTAGAAGGCGCGGTTCAATCGATCATCGCGATTCTATTATTGGCTTTTCCCGTCGCTTTTTTAATTGCAAAGTCTCTGTCAAAAACAGCCAATGCTTTGCAAGAAAACATAGAAGAGAACAAGAAGTACAGCAGCATTATCGATCAATACATCCCTATTTTAGAAACCAACAAAGAGGGCATCATTATTGGCTGTAATGATGCAATGTCCGTGCTTTCTGGTTATAGACGCCGAGATGTCATTGGTGCGCCCGCTTCTATTTTTCAGCATGATGCATGCGTACCCGCCGACTTCACCCAGTTGTGGACGAATTTAAAAAACGGGATCAGTTGGAAAGGTGAGTTTCACAATAAAACCGCACAAGGTGAAGAGTTTTGGCTACAAACCCATATTATGCCCAAT from Salinivibrio kushneri includes:
- a CDS encoding sensor domain-containing diguanylate cyclase, with protein sequence MTSIFKGSTFYKYLISFVIFGVLIVALTNALNYYHLNHISKGIIKDQIDFQFDRVENATRTLIGSAELTVVNAAQSDFIDSYLTTKSPDAKENLQRYLLGLARANAGIFQLRLLDVNGNEVIDVYKPNSANSANSANSAYRIEKPEQLQDKSDSRYFAELQTLSDDTTYYSSINLNKEFGEIERPLRPTLRIARPVISPVTGNRAGYMIANMNASYLLGILVNSDKLDITITDKDGFILKSTNSEYDFSRYLNKSPTVQTEIALLREQLLYSDGSVFQYDLDNLIKNDSGLVLYARASQNFISRLTAEALEGAVQSIIAILLLAFPVAFLIAKSLSKTANALQENIEENKKYSSIIDQYIPILETNKEGIIIGCNDAMSVLSGYRRRDVIGAPASIFQHDACVPADFTQLWTNLKNGISWKGEFHNKTAQGEEFWLQTHIMPNKNDAGKVIGYIGIGADITDKKLLERRSEVDSMTGLFNRLKGNHILEQQLDNASYTGKSFGVIILDVDHFKQVNDTYGHLEGDLVLKDVANILKYNVRSTDYVVRWGGEEFLVICPNLDLATCVKVAEKLRVQVESFPFEGQATGITVSAGVAVFTGASTINALLANADSCLYQAKEQGRNRVVSALSKYTAETHTSASDMQKSS